One Chaetodon auriga isolate fChaAug3 chromosome 11, fChaAug3.hap1, whole genome shotgun sequence genomic window, TTCTTTTTTCTACTCTGACCAACAACCtgacgcatgcacacacacgcgcacacacacacgggattTCTAATATTGATTCTAATACTGATTATTCACAATTTCATTTCCAATAATCAATGTATTTTGCTTTTGCTGTCCAGAAACTTTTGGCCATGTAATGCATAATGGCTGAATGTATGAAGACATCTGATcactatatggccaaaagtatgtggacataTGATTTAAGTACTctatgtggccaaaagtatgtggacacatgATTTAATTACTCTATGTGGCCAAAAGTGGTcggtctctctctttctcacacatacacacacacacacacacacacacacttgggtCAGGCGGTGAGCTCGGCAGCATACGGTAGAGTATGGCTATATCCTGGATGGGCGTGACCTCAGAcctgtgtgacagacaggtCATTTGCcacggagacagacagcagctgagggAGCACAGTGTGGGCCGAGGGAGGTGTGCTCAGGCTGTGGACAACGAGCGTCAGTCCAGCAGCGTGCCTTGCTCCTGGGCTCGGGTCAGGCTGTCTTTGCGGTGCAGGTGGTGCACGCCCATCCTCTTCGGGCTCTTCTGTGGCCGCTGTGGGGCGGCGGCTGCAAGGGCGGGGTCGAAGTCCAGGAGGCGGGGTGAGATGACGGGCAGGTTGTGGGGGAGGATGTCTCTCTCCTCGGaggagctctcctcctcctcctctaactCCTTCCTGCGGGCATCAGCTGGGTTGGTCTCCACAGTGACTGCCGTGTCCCCGCTGCCGCCGTCATCCTCTAGGTTCATCAGCAGCCTCTCGCCCTCCTCTGTGGAGCCATCGCCGCCGCCATAGCGCCCCCTCCTGCCGGGCCTCGGCTCGGTGTCGGTGTCAGTGTCAAGGCTGGAGCCGCGGCTCGGCGTCCAGCTGCGTGCCGATGAGCCCTCCTCACCGTCCGAGTACGCCGCCCTGTGGCGTTCAGAGGAGGTCGAAGCCACGCCCCCCGGCgtcggcctcctcctctgcagctcctgagcCGTCTGACTGCTGAACGAAGTACGGTGAACCACAGAGCCATCGCAGGATGGCGCCACCTTCTCCACAAACATCCGCTGCCAGTTGGCCAGCAGGTCCTCCTCCGAGCTGCCGGAGCTCGCCAGGACGCTGGGAGCCTGGGGGCGGAGCATCACTGTTAGTACAACaagcttgttttcttttagctTCAGTTGTGCTCCATCTACTGACCACAATGATGTGAATGAGAGAAGAGCTGATCAACATGTTCAATCATCAGCAAAAAAACTGACGAGCAGCACTGAGCCGTGCATCAGCAGCCTTTAAGCCCTGAGTTTTAGCTCTCAGACTACAGACAGTTGCCCTACAGTGCAGGTGGAGGTTACCTGCAGATAATACTGCCagttacacctgtgtgtgtgtgtgtgtgtgtgtgtgtatgtaacaTTCACGTGTGTGTAAACTTCCGAtcagtgtgaaaatgaacagCACACACTCTGTCAATGTGTGAACTTCTGCTGAAGTCTgagctcactgctgctgtcacattaTGATGAAGACAAGCGTGATGAAGGTGAGGGTGTGAGGTCACGGCGGCGTTTTCTCCACCGTGAGAAGGAAAACTAAACATTACCGACACAGCGAGGAGTAAATTTTTGTTACCTGCGGTGGGCTGCTGAATGGGCTGGACTGGCTGGACACTGGCTCACTGGCGGCTTCCCGCTGTGACGGCGGCGTGCGCTGGTGGATCCCCCcaccggaggaggaggagggtgcagGGCTGCCGGGGGCCAGCCGCTCCTCATCGTTCTGGACAAGGCTGAGAGAGATGGCCTGCCGGGTGGCGTAGGTGCAGTTCGGCAACGGGGAGTTTTTGGGGATCTTCACTTTGTCGTCCGATGAGAACTCGATGACCTTGCGGCCGGGGTACAGcgggtggggtggtggtggcgCCGGGTACGGGTTCAGCTTCTCAAAGGACGGGGCTCCGGCCGCCTCCTCGCCACCAGACTGCCCATCCAGACTGCTCTGACTGCGGCAGGAACCATTCTGCTGTGCCGCCTCCTGACCGCTTCCGTTCTCGCGGCTGCGACCCTCGGCCCCTGCCGGACCCGTCATGTCCACGTGCACAAACACGTCCTCGGCGACAGGCCGGCCACAGCTGCTGGACTGGGCCGAGTTCAGGACCAGCGGCTCGGGTTTCTCCAGGACGCGGGCGATGACGGACGTCGGCACGACATCGGCGGGAGTCAAACTGAGCGTGTCAGGGTCCTGAGAGCCGGGGGCGGGGCCTCGCTCAGGCAGGCtgctcttcatgtgtttattcaACATGTCCTGCAGCTCGTACGGCAGctgtgacacacatacacacacacacacagaaagacatgcacacagtaacacacagaaacacacacacaggcaaggTGAGTCTTAGTGTGTTTCCAGTAAGATGGTCAGATCAGAGACGACAGGCTAAAACAGCAGAGTGTGCAAACTCTAATGGAAGCATCAATGCTGTTggaacaccaacacacacacacagtcagggcGACTCACGTCGGCGAACTTGTGGTTCCTGAAATGCGACTTGTTGCACTTGAGCAGCTGGACGGCGAGGTTACAGTCCTGTCGGTAACGCtcctgaaacaaacacagtgtgagtgACGCTCAACTCgtttgatctgatgatgatCAAGATGTTCCCGAGTCCTCACGAGGGTCCTGTCGCCCATTGGTACACCTGCGGCGGCTGACGGGGTTCGTGCGGAGACGTGAGGCAACTGCCGTTACCATGCTAACCACAGGTTCAATCTACTAATGATTTACCTGCTGCAGGTGTAACTGCTGTGTAGCTAACTAATGCAACTaacaaagctaatgttagcatgttaatatCGGAGCTGTTTAGAGTAAAGGAGGTGATATGGAGCACGGTCGACATATCTGACCTGAAACTTgataaatgctgtttaataatgaCGTCAATCATAAAATTTTATCAAAAATCATTGAAAGATTTAACTTTAAGCCTCTCATCGTTTGGATGTCCTGCTAGCTTGTGATGCTACAGTAACTTCCTGATTACATAGTTGGGTGCTCTTGATTGGACAGTGATCCAGATGTTTCCTAGCAACAGATTTACACTAAACCAGCTGAACCTTTCTTCAGTTTTAATGGTTCAACTTGGTtttgagaatcactgatgtTTGAAAGCGGTTCCTGAGAGCTTTGGAGGGACTTTCTGCTCAGACTGAAGGATTCATGTTCAGGCCTCACTTCCACCGATGTCTCTGCTGTTCACACAGTTCACCAATATTTATCTAGACTGAGACAGAAAGTCAATGTCTGATGTTAAAACACTGACTGAACCTGCCAACGTGACCTCAAGGATTAACCCAGAGGACGACTTTGGTGCTTCTTGAAGTttcagttctgttttgtttctgtatcGTCCGATTAGGACGAAAAGAATTTACGgagtaaaaacagcagaaaactgaaGTGCGTTTACTCATATAGTGTGTTCGGACTCACGTTGAGCTCCTCCAGTCGGTCAATGGTGTTCTTGGCGTCCAGAAGTTTGTTGGTAAGCTCCACAATCTCCTGGTCCATCGTCTTTTTGTCCCTCTCCACCTTCCGTAGCTGTGGGAGGAGCAGGATCATCATATGAGATCATCAACTGTCAATCACATTCgagacagccaatcaggaggCGACAGGAGGTGGGCCTTCATTCAGATCATGTGGGAATAAACTTCAAAGTACATGTGataaaaaaagcatttaagCTGGTTAGAGTCCTTGAAGACGCTGTTTGTAGTTTTCTGCTCAGCGCGTGTCCTCCTGATCTCTGATCCACAAAAGCTAACATCTGGTTTTAAGCCTCCATTTCGACAGTTTTCCCAGATAATTTGAATGCTGCATTTTCTAGCAGCACTTTACAGATGCATTATGGGATGCGGCggcatggctgctgctgcaaggGGATCAATAAGATCCGATAAGATCTTGATCGAAGCGTCAAAGCTGAaaggtgaaatgttttcaccGAGATTCCTCCAGAACACCGAAAAACGCTagaagctaacgctagctaagCTCGCTAGCAGTAAGTAAAGGTTTGCGTTAGCCGTCAGAGGTCGTCCTCTGCAACAGATCAGAactgtcactgcagctgaagacgcttcacatctgctgcagctgtgacttTGAACAACACGGTTTATCTACAGGCTCACTGCTGGAAACATCTGTcaaacatttttacaacagCTCATAAAAGACATGAGGTCCACGGAGGTCATTGGTCATTAAAACATCAATGACGCAGCAAACCAAAGCTAACCTTAGCACCTGAACTGAATAATGTCAGCTAGCTAACACAGCTAACATCTTGTTGAATtcacagtggtggtggtggtgggggggggagggggctgcTCTTGACAGTGTCTCATTGATCATTTCTTCTGTGTCCAGCAGATGATTGACTTCTTCAGCTTCATGTGTTATGAACTGTGTGTCAGTCCTGATCTGTCAGAGCGTcgtttttttgtttcatctaCAATCATCAACTCGGATGAAACAGAGTTTTCACACCAAGTCCAAAGAGCGACAAGTTTTAAAATGCAGCTCTCATAGACCGACGATTAAAGtctatttaaaaaataaatgataaatgttacaaaagccaaaaacaaaaacactggggttcagttttacttattttaacttTGACATAGTCTTTGAAAATTATGACTTTTTATCCCATGATTTTAAATAACCACAAGTATTTTTATAGTTATTCTTTCATGCTGGAGGAAAATTGAAACAGAAGCTGCAGAATAACTGAAAGAATAACGATAAACTGATAATCGGGACCAGAAACGGAGGTCAGTCAATCCTGAACAGGTTTAATTCTGCTCCTCATGTTGCTCCTCCATCAGATATTCACCCACAGATTAAACATAAACAGACATTTGTGTAGAAGTTTGGGACTAAACATGAGGTCAGGACTTGGTGCTCAAACAgacaccagagaagaagaaaactgaagatgaggaggatggacagaagtgaaggaagaggaggaggaggaaaaagaacagCAATGAAACGCAACTGCATGAACCCATGTCTGACTGACGGCAgcctgatgaagatgaagatgatgatgatgaggatgaggatgatgaggatgagtcaGTCCATCACAGAGCAGcgtgaggaaagaggagaaagagagaaaagacagagatgaagaacGACATCACAcaatcagacaaaacaggacaaaggcagacaggaagtttATCAAAGACGAATCCGTCAGTTTCACTCTGAATCGATTTTCTGGAGCGCCGTCGATTCTTCTGAACGTTTGACGGAAACGAGACCGTTCATGTGATGGGGCGTGTGTTAAAAGATGGAGCCTGACGCCGTGGGACAGACGTGCTGAGCTCGCCTGTTggacatttctgatttttgtgtCAGTGTCATGAAGGACTTTGTCTCTCAGGTGTTTCACCTGCTGgagtgacagaaaacatttgcGACGTTCGTGTTATTGGATGTCCAACcttctgaaaatgtcacttctCGGGataaacatcagcagtgacCCGCCGTCACGTGACGCCAGCGAGTGAAAATGACCTGAAACACGGGCGCCATGTCTGACTCCATTATTTACATCCTTTAATTACACATCACAACCTTTTCAATGATCATTTCATCCGTTTCGTCTCTTTCGGTCTGTTTTATGCAACTGACTCACAGTCACCTCTGACTTCCTGCTCTGTTGCCTATAGCAACCGTCCAGCTGTCCGTCAACTCCCTGTTTCCACAGTTAATCAATAAACTGCCtcagagtgtgttttcatttagtcATCGATCAGTTATTGACTGAGTGTGATCAatgagcgcgcgcacacacacacacacacacacacacacacacacacacacacagagtcatgtttccatcatttttggggaccTTACATAGacttatattcatttcctgcagacttaccTGAACCTTAACTGcagtcttcatcctaaactttaatgttttacattatgggaacctgcattttgtccccataaggaagtcgagttcccacaatgtgaccACATTACATGAACACACTCCCTGTGTTCACTCCAAGGTTTCACAGATATCATTATAATCGGCCAACAGTCTGTGATAAAGAAGACGTTCATCGTTTGAGGTCACTTAGTCCCAAAAGACTCGTCACACATCCATGTTATGACTGTAAGCAGAATTTTGGGTTGGCCTAATTATGCTGGTGTTTAGTCCTCCATCCAAGAGggacaaataataaaaaactaTGAAAACCCACTGAGCGCTACGAGCTACGAGCTATGAGCTATGAGCTACGAGCTACAACACACAATTTAACCAAAGTGCATATGAAGAACTTTCACACTCTGTAAAAATACGTGCTGCACATTACTGTGGTACTTTTCATAATTCTAATCATTACATTCaaatataagaaaaataaaaaaatctatctATATTTCCcaaagaataataaataatctGTGTCtatattgatgatgatgatgatgtctaTATGATCTGTAATCAGCGAGTCGCATCAGGAGAGTCTCTGCCTTTTCGTCTGCTGCAACGTTCAATAAACGTTCCAGAAATCAGACACTGTTTGACTCTAATCCTGAAAATCACAAAGTTACTGAGCTCAAAGGTCAGGTGAAGGAAGCCAAAGGTTACCAGAGCGTGAAGCTTCTCCTCCAGATCCTGATTGGCTCTCTGAGACGCTGTGTAGCTGTTCTGGAgtctgcaggcagagagaaagagaaaagtgtTACTAAGCACGCTCACTCGCTCTCAGAGGACAAACAcgaacattttcctttttccaatTAAACTTTctatttctttacatttttcactttttgattGTTGTATGGCTCTTGTGCTGCTGTAGCCGAGTCATAACACAGTTATAGCTGAGTCATGACTGAGTCTCAGCTGAGTCATAGCACAGGTATAGCTGAGTCACAGCGCAGGTACAGTTGAGTCATAGCACAGGTATAGCTGAATCATGACTGAGTCTCGGCCTAGTCATGGCGCAGGTATAGCTGAGTCATGGCGCAGATATAGCTGAGTCATAGCACAGTTATAGCTGAATCATGACTGAGTCTCGGCCGAGTCATGGCGCAGGTATAGCTGAGTCATGGCGCAGATATAGCTGAGTCATGGCACAGTTATAGCTGAATCATGACTGAGTCTCGGCCGAGTCATGGCGCAGGTATAGCTGAGTCATGGCGCAGATATAGCTGAGTCATAGCACAGTTATAGCTGAATCATGACTGAGTCTCAGCCGAGTCACGGCGCAGGTATAGCAGAGCCATGGCGCATGTATAGCCGAGTCATAGCGCAGAGATAGCCGACTCATAGCGCAGGTACAGCTGAGTCATAGCGGTCTCTCCGAGGTCCCCGCTGAGTTGAGCAGACTGAGGTGTAATCTCACGGGAAATGAAGGAACTTCATCTGCAGAGACTCCCCTCAGGATCTAAACTACAAAATGTTTCAGCTGGTTAAACTCTGAAACTGAGTCCCACAGCTGATCTGTTCCTCTTCCCCCCAcagtcctccctcctcctcctcctctttgtttcctgttaaaTCTTCGATTTCCTCTCTCATTTACAGACAGATTATCATCACAGAGCAGAATTTAAGTAATTAATCGTTTTACAGAAAATTAAACTTCAGTGTTCTGAACAGACTGGACACGCatgcactttcacacacacacacacacacacacacacacacacacacacacacacacacaacctatGCTAACCTGGCAAACACATTAGAGTTCATCTGTGCTCAAACAAACGGGTGTGTTCAGAAATATCCTGCACAACAAACTTAATGACAAcatctgtctgctctgaaaTGAGCTAAGAATGTGATTGGCCATCcagcacagcagccacaggAGGCTTAACAAGAAGGTAGAGCTGTGCGTGCTCAGCATgaagatgaaataaaactggACTGAAACCTGAACCCTGAGTCAACAAACTGATGGGTTCAAGGCCGTTGATGACCGAGAGAGTGCTGAGAGTTTCTTcacatgcagtgaaatgttcctttaaacTGAGGACCTGAAGGAAGACGggcacacaggaaacacaaatacaacttCCTGCCAACGGTGGCCTTCAGGCAACgtaaaaacagtgtttgttttgt contains:
- the tjap1 gene encoding tight junction-associated protein 1 isoform X1; the encoded protein is MTSAAPARKPYRKAPPQHRETRHALPVAPPPPAPQHDISQEALSDSDRIRILQQQNEDLQCRLSLSTHKMEAMEAEFDGSRHYMEAELSRTRDDLDKMRDKFRRLQNSYTASQRANQDLEEKLHALAAVSQTWVHALRKVERDKKTMDQEIVELTNKLLDAKNTIDRLEELNERYRQDCNLAVQLLKCNKSHFRNHKFADLPYELQDMLNKHMKSSLPERGPAPGSQDPDTLSLTPADVVPTSVIARVLEKPEPLVLNSAQSSSCGRPVAEDVFVHVDMTGPAGAEGRSRENGSGQEAAQQNGSCRSQSSLDGQSGGEEAAGAPSFEKLNPYPAPPPPHPLYPGRKVIEFSSDDKVKIPKNSPLPNCTYATRQAISLSLVQNDEERLAPGSPAPSSSSGGGIHQRTPPSQREAASEPVSSQSSPFSSPPQAPSVLASSGSSEEDLLANWQRMFVEKVAPSCDGSVVHRTSFSSQTAQELQRRRPTPGGVASTSSERHRAAYSDGEEGSSARSWTPSRGSSLDTDTDTEPRPGRRGRYGGGDGSTEEGERLLMNLEDDGGSGDTAVTVETNPADARRKELEEEEESSSEERDILPHNLPVISPRLLDFDPALAAAAPQRPQKSPKRMGVHHLHRKDSLTRAQEQGTLLD
- the tjap1 gene encoding tight junction-associated protein 1 isoform X2; the encoded protein is MTSAAPARKPYRKAPPQHRETRHALPVAPPPPAPQHDISQEALSDSDRIRILQQQNEDLQCRLSLSTHKMEAMEAEFDGSRHYMEAELSRTRDDLDKMRDKFRRLQNSYTASQRANQDLEEKLHALLRKVERDKKTMDQEIVELTNKLLDAKNTIDRLEELNERYRQDCNLAVQLLKCNKSHFRNHKFADLPYELQDMLNKHMKSSLPERGPAPGSQDPDTLSLTPADVVPTSVIARVLEKPEPLVLNSAQSSSCGRPVAEDVFVHVDMTGPAGAEGRSRENGSGQEAAQQNGSCRSQSSLDGQSGGEEAAGAPSFEKLNPYPAPPPPHPLYPGRKVIEFSSDDKVKIPKNSPLPNCTYATRQAISLSLVQNDEERLAPGSPAPSSSSGGGIHQRTPPSQREAASEPVSSQSSPFSSPPQAPSVLASSGSSEEDLLANWQRMFVEKVAPSCDGSVVHRTSFSSQTAQELQRRRPTPGGVASTSSERHRAAYSDGEEGSSARSWTPSRGSSLDTDTDTEPRPGRRGRYGGGDGSTEEGERLLMNLEDDGGSGDTAVTVETNPADARRKELEEEEESSSEERDILPHNLPVISPRLLDFDPALAAAAPQRPQKSPKRMGVHHLHRKDSLTRAQEQGTLLD